The Pseudomonas fulva 12-X sequence GGTTTCCAGTTCCTGACCGATTTCACCCTGGCGGTGAAAAACACCCTGCGCAGCCTGCTGCCGGCCAGTTGGGAGCTGTACAAGATCAGCACGCTGCGCTTTGCCTGCGCGGTTCCCGGTGACCAGCTGGAGCAGGCCCAGGCAGTGTTCGCCACCCTGGTCGAGGCCTTCAGCAAACCGATTCACTGTCAGGAGTTGCCGGTGCTGCCGCAGATCGGCATCGGCGTGCTGCGCCTGGAGCCGGAGCAGGTGCCCGACGACTGGCTGCGCTTGATCGTCTGCGCCGCCGATGAAGCACGCAGGTCGCAGAAGGGCTGGGCCCATTACGACGAGCAGATGGACGCCGCCCAGCAGCGCAGTACCCGCCTGCTCAACGACCTGGCCGATGCGGTGCGCGCCGATGACCAACTGCGCCTGGTGTTTCAGCCGCGCGTCGACCTGCACAGCGGCGAATGCCTGTCCGTCGAGGCGCTGCTGCGCTGGACGCATCCGACCCTGGGTGACATCAGCCCCGCCGAGTTCATTCCTCTGGCAGAGAAAACTCCGCTGATCCACGCGGTGAGCTTCTGGGTCCTCAACCAGGCGGTCGCCCAGATCGACACATGGCGCCGTGCGGGCGTGGACCTCAAGGTGGCGATCAACGTCTCGGCCGAAGACCTGAACAACGACCACCTGACCGACGAGATCGTCCGCCTGCTGGCGCGCAACGAGCTGGACGGCTCATGCCTGGAGGTGGAGTTCACCGAAAGCGCGCTGATCGGCGACTTCTCCGTGGTGATCACCCAGATCGAACGGCTCAAGGCCATGGGCGTGGAAATCGCCATCGACGATTTCGGCAGCGGTTATAGCAACTGGTCGTACCTGCGTGACATTCCAGCCAACACGGTGAAGCTCGACCGCTCCTTTATGGATGACCTGCAGCCGGGCAAGAAGGACTGGAACATCGTGCGTGCGCTGATCAGCTTGGCCAGGGAGCTGGGCCAACGTGTGGTCGCCGAAGGCATCGAGACCGAACACACTCTCAAGGTGATCCGCGACTGGGGTTGCCAGGAAGCCCAGGGCTTCTACATTTCGCGGCCACTGGAAGCGGGCGATCTGCTGGCCTGGCTGGATCAGCAGGTCGCGGGCAGCTCGGAGCTGGCGTGATTGGCCGGCTGAAAAACTTCACTGCCTGAAATATCCGGTTACTGCTAGCATCAGGCTCGTCCGCCCTCACGAGCCGCCGCCATGGCCCTGCACCTCTGGTTTACCTTCTTTCTCGCCTACCTGGCCACCACGCTGACGCCAGGGCCGAATGTGCTGCTGGTGGTGCGCAACGCCTTGCGCCACGGCCCAAGGGCCATGGGCGCCACATTGCTCGGCAACCTCACGGCGCAACTGCTGGTTACCACCGGCGTTGCATTGGGCGTAGGCGCGCTACTGATCGCCATGCCGACCGCGTTTCTGGCTTTGAAAATTATCGGAGCCGGCTACCTGATCTACCTGGGGCTGCGCCAGTTGTTCGCCCGTCAGGCTGCCGTCGCCACAAGCGTGACGGAGCCGTCCGCCGCCGTTGTGGTAGCCGGCTGGCGTATCGCTGGTGAGGCGTTTCTGGTGTCGGCCAGCAACCCCAAGACGATGATCTTTCTGTGCGCCTTCCTGCCGCAGTTTCTGCAGCCCGAGCGCTCCGTGGCGCTGCAGTTCACGGTCATGTACCTGACCATCGCCGCCATCGTGATGGTGGTGCACTCGGTTTACTGCTTCGCGGCGTTTCGCTTCAGCAAACGGCTCAAGGCTATGCGCTGGGTGGCGACCTTCAAGCGCCTGACCGGCGCGCTGTTTATCGGTCTTGGGGTGCGCCTGCTTAGCGTGCGAGCCGCCTAGTTTAAACGCCGCAGATAGCAGAACGCCGACCTTTGGAGGTCGGCGTTCAGGGGGCTGCGCAGCCCGGATATCGTCAGTTCTTCAGCGCTTTGCTTGCCGATTCACTGTAGGTTTCTGCGCAGGTGACGTGGTCGCTGCCATCCCAACACTCGACGTTCTTCAGGTCCGGCATCTCGTCGCGGTGGAACACCGGCTCCACGCCCTTGCGGCGCTGGGCGTTGTAGTGGCTGAGCAGGCGCGCGGCAATCGCTGCCAGCGGCAGGATGGCGATCAGGTTGGTGAGAGCCAGCAGCGGCATGAACACATCGGCCATGGCCCACACCACCGACACCTTGACCACCGAGCCGATCAGCACGAAGGCCATCACCAGCACTCGGAATAGGTTGAGCAGCAGCTTGCTGTCGAACATGTACTGGATGTTGGATTCGCCGTAATAGTAGTTGCCGATCACCGAAGTGAAGGCGAACAGCAGGATGGCGAAGGTCAGGTAATGCAGTGCCCAGCTGCCGAGCTGCTCGGCCAGCGCCCACTGGGTCAGGCTGGCGCCCTGGGTGGCATCACCGTAGGCGTGGCTTGGGTCGGCGACCAGAATGATCAGCGCGGTCATGGTGCAGATGACCAGCGTGTCGAAGTACACGCCTAGGGTCTGTACCAGGCCCTGCTTAACCGGGTGCGACACCGATGCGGTAGCGCTGGCGTTGGGCACCGAACCCATGCCGGCCTCGTTGGAGAACAGGCCACGGCGTACGCCCATCATGATCGCCGCACCGATACCGCCACCGGCGATCTCGCGCAGGCCGAAGGCGTGGCTGAAAATGTCGCTGAACACCCGCGGCACCTGATCGATATTGAGCAGGATGACCAGCAGGCCGATGCCCAGATACATCAGCGCCATGGCCGGCACGACGGTGACCGAAACCTTGGAGATGGTCTGCACACCGCCGAAGATGATCACGCCGGTCAATACGGTCAGGGCGACGCCCACGCCCCAGGCCAGCTCGCGGCTGCCGCCTTCGCCACCGAAGGACGTCTGCATGGCGTCGACGATGGAGTTGGCCTGCACCGAGTTGAACACCAGCCCGTAGGTGATGCTGATCATCACCGCGAACACCACCGCCAGCCAGCGCCAGCCCAGGGCGCGCTGGATGTAGTAGGCCGGGCCGCCGTGGTAGCGGTACTGCTTGTCGGACTTGTACAGCTGGCCCAGGGTCGACTCCACGAACGAGGTAGCGCCGCCAACCAGCGCCACCATCCACATCCAGAACACCGCACCGGGGCCGCCCACGGCGATGGCCGTGGCTACACCTGCGATATTGCCGGTGCCGACCCGCGACGCCGCGGAAATGGTGAACGCCTTGAAGGAGGAAATCGCCTCCTTGTCACCGTGGTTGCGCTCCAGGATCACCCGGAACATTTCCGGGATCATCCGCAGCTGCACGCCACGACACACATAGGTCAGATAGAGGCCGCTGAGCAGCAGCATGGGGATGGCAAGGTAGGTCCAGAGCAGGCCGGAGAAGGCATCGAGCAACGCAGACACGGGCGTCTTCCTTTGGTCGTCTTATTCGAAGGGGCGCGAGGATAGGGCAATACGCCCAAATTCCCAAACCCGATTGCGCTGCAAGCCGGCCACGCCAGCCCGGTTCCCTTTCCCTGCAGCGGTTCTGCTTAGGGCGGGAACGGGCGGGTTGGTTCAGGTTAACGAGGCGGCGCGCGGGGGGGCTTGTTGGGAACGTTGGGACTGGGCGCCGCTTAGGTGCCGGAAGCCCGTTGCAGGCTTCCGGCTGGTGCTGACCTGTTGCTCAGGGAATCAGCTTGGCCACGCGCAGCCGCTCGAACACCGAAAAGAAAGCATCGTCGGTAGCCTGGTAATCGAGAAATCCTAACTTGCGGCTTTTAGACATGTCGGTGACCACTTCGATGGGGCGGCCCAGGTCGGCGTCGGTGTGCCAGGGCGATATAAGGCGGGTGATATCGGCTTCGGCCAGGTCGTGCTTGGCGACCAGTTCCAGCCAGGCTGCGGCGTCACCGGCCATCTGTTCTTCCAGCGGTGCGGGCTCGCCGTCGAAGGGCGCGGCTTCGAGGCCGAACCATTCGGCTATGCGCTGCCACATCCATTTCCAGCGAAACACGTCACCGTTGACGATGTTGAAGGCCTGGTTGGCCGCTGCCGGAGTGGTTGAGGCCCAGTGCAGCTGTTTGGCGAGCTGGCGGGCGTCGGTCATGTCGGTGAGGCTGTTCCACTGCACGGCCGAGCCGGGGAAGCGGAACGGGCGGCCGGTTTCCTTGCAGATGGAGGCGTAGACGGCGAGGGTGGTCGCCATGTTCATCGCATTGCCTACCGCCACGCCGGTGACGGTGTGCGGGCGGTGCACGCTCCAGGTGAAGCCGTCACGCTCGGCGGCGGCGAACACTTCGTCTTCCTGGGCGTAATAGAAATTCTCCACATCCAGACGGCCCTGCTCTTCGCGGAACGGGGTTTGCGGCAGCACGCCCTTGCCATAAGCCTCGAACGGGCCAAGGTAGTGTTTGAGGCCGGTGACCAGAGCCACGTGCTTGACGCTGCCCGCCGGGCGCAGGGCGTCGAGCAGGTTGCGGACCATCGCTGCGTTGACGCGGATATTTTCCGCCTCGGTGGCCTGGCGTGCCCAAGTGGTCAGGAACACGTGGGTCGGCTTCAGGTCTTCGAGGGCGCCTGCCAGCGAAGCGGGGTCGAGCAGGTCGGCGGCCAGCGGCGTGACGTTCTCGGCCGTGCCCGGCTTGCGAGCCAGGCCGGTGACCTGCCAACCCTGTTGGACCAGCAGGCGCGCGGTGGCGCTGCCGACGATACCGCTGGCGCCGACGACCAGTGCGTGGTGTGCCATGAATCTATTCCTCCACAAGAACGAGTATTGGCACCATAGCGACGCTGCAGACTCAAACCAAGACGGCACCAAAAGGTAACCACCCCGATGCAACCCGGCACTCCCGATGAACAATGGCGCGAAGACTGCGCGCCGCGACGCGTACTCGAACTGTTCGCCACCAAGTGGACGAGCATGATTCTGCACACCCTGCATGCCCGCCACGGCGGCACCGCCCGCACCGGGGTGCTGCACCGCAGCCTGCCCGGCATCTCCAAGAAGATGCTGGTGCAGACCCTGCGCGAACTGGAGGCCAGCGGCCTGATCGACCGCCAGGTACACGACAGCGTACCGCCCACGGTGGACTACTCACTGACCGAGCTTGGCCAACGTCTGGTCGAGCCCATCGAGCTGATCTACGGCTGGGCCCGCGACAATGCGCCGGCGCTCGATGCGTTGCAGCCGAGGCAGACGTCGCGTAGGCGGTGAGAACGCCTTGCAGGCAGCGCTCGCTGCTTGAGGAAAGATGCTCGCAATAGCCATTAACGGGTATTAATCGGTAAGCCTGCGCTGGCATGATTCGCCTGCTGGACAGGTTAGCCGCGCTGCCGATTCGATGGCTCAGCGAACCCATCATCTGCCGCCAGCGGCATCCGACTTAGGAGTGCAGTGCTTGAAGGCGCTGATCGTTATCGACGTACAAGAGGGGCTCTTTGGCCCTGAGCCCAAGCCCGCCTTTTCCAGCGACATCATCGCGCGGATCAATACGCTCACTCAGCGTGCCCGGCAGCACGGCGTTCCGGTGATTTTCGTGCAGCACGAGGCCACGACCGGGGAGCACTTCACCTACGGGAGCGAGGCGTGGCAGCTCGCTTCTGGTCTCGCCACGCATGAACGCGACAGTTTCGTGCGTAAAACCACGCCCGATTCATTCCTGCGCACCGACCTGGAGGTAGTGCTCAAGCAGGCCGGTGTTTCGCAGGTCATCGTCTGTGGTTACGCCACCGAGTTCTGTGTCGACACCACGGTTCGCCGCGCGGCAGGCCTGGGCTTCGAGGTGATCCTGATAAGTGACGCCCACACCACCCACGACAAGCCCCACGCCAGCGCCGCCGATATCATTGCCCACCACACTGCGACCTTGCCGAGCATCAGAAGCTTTGGCGTGCAGATCTCGGCGCAGGAAAGCACAGCGGTGGTTTTCTAACTAGCGTTGAGCCTATCAACCCGCCTGCATCCCCGCCCGCTTTAGCAATTGCTTGCAGCGCTCGGACAGGTGCACCACGCGCAGGTGTTTGCCGGCCTTGGTGTAGCGTTCGCGCAGGGTCATCAGGGCGGCGATGGCCGAGTAGTCGACGAAGCTCAGGTGGCGGCAGTCGATGGTCACGTGTTCGGGGTCGTTGGCGGTGTCGAACTGGTTGAGGAACTGCGTGGTGGAGGCGAAGAACAGTGTGCCCCAGGGCACGTAGCGCTTGCTGCCGTCGGCTTCCAGGTGGGTTTCGGCGTGCAGGTCGCGGGCATGCTGCCAGGCGAAGTTCAGGGCGGCGATGACGATGCCGCACGACACCGCCACGGCCAGGTCGGTGAACACAGTGATGATGGTCACGGCGACGATCACCAGCACGTCGTTGAGCGGCACCTTGCCAAGCACGCGCAGCGAGGCCCAGGCGAAGGTCTGCTGGGCGACCACGAACATCACGCCGACCAGGGCCGCCAGGGGAATCAGCTCGATCAGCGGCGACAGGAACAGGATATAGAGCAGGATCATCCCCCCGGCGACGACGCCGGACAGTCGGCCCCGGCCGCCTGAGCTGAGGTTGATCATGGTCTGACCGATCATCGCGCAGCCGCCCATGCCGCCGCACATGCCCGAGGCGATGTTGGCCGCGCCCAGGGCCACGCATTCGCGATCCGGGTGGCCGCGGCTTTCGGTGATCTCGTCGGTGAGGTTGAGGGTCAGCAGGGTTTCCAGCAGGCCGACCATGGCCATCAAGACCGCGTAAGGCAGGATGATCTTCAGGGTTTCCAGGCTCCAGGGGATCTGCGGCAGCGCCGGCACCGGCATGTTGCCGGCGATCTTGGCCATGTCGCCCAGGGTGTGGGTGGGCAGGTGCAGGAAGTAGGTGAGCAGGCCGACACTGAGGATCGCGGCGAGCGCCGGCGGGATCACCTTGGTCAGGCGCGGCAGGATGTAGACGATGGCCATGGTCAGCGCCACCAGGCCGAGCATCAGGTATAGGGCCTTGCCCTCGATCCAGCGGCCGTCGTGCTGGAAGTGTTCCAGTTGCGCCAGGGCGATGACGATGGCCAGACCGTTGACGAAACCGAGCATCACCGGGTGCGGCACCATGCGTACCAGCTTGCCCAGGCGCAGCAGTCCGAAGGCCGTCATGATCAGACCGCTGAGTAGCACGGTGGCCAGCAGGTATTCGACGCCGTGCTGCACCACCAGGGCGACGATCACTACCGCCATGGAACCCGCCGCACCGGAGATCATGCCCGGGCGGCCGCCGAACAGCGCAGTGATCAGGCAGATGAAGAAGGCGCCGTACAGGCCCATCAGTGGGTTGACCTGGGCCACCAGGGCGAAGGCGATGCATTCGGGCACCAGCGCGAACGAGGACGTGAGACCGGCCAGGATGTCGGCGCGCAGACGGGCGATTTTCATGGGTTACCTGAATCGAGCAAGACGGACGCCCGGCAGGAGGCGGGGCGTAATAGGGCCTGTGCGGCCTTGGAATTGGAAGGCCTGCGATGGTAAGGAATCGCCACCGCGAAGGCCAGTGCCGGGGGATATGACCGGCATTGGCTGTCCGGGTTTCGCTGCGCTCTACGCCGGGCTACGGCACGAGGTCGTGTACCGGTAGCCTGGGTTGAGCAACGCGATACCCAGGGTCTTGGCCGACGTAAATAGCAGCGCTGCCCGCGCCCTGCGACAACCAACCTACTCGGCAAAATGTGGCCTGGCTGGCTTTTGGAGCGACCAATAGGTCTAATTACCCTTTTTCTCGGGCGGGAAATCGGCAGTAAACTCTCGCCTGCCCAAAAAAACGATGACGAGGTAAACACGTTGATTATTCACCCTAAAGTTCGTGGCTTCATCTGTACCACCACCCACCCGCTGGGTTGCGAGCGCAACGTGGCCGAGCAGATCGAGGCGACACGCAAACTGGGCGTGCGTAATGACGGTCCGAAAAAGGTGCTGGTGATCGGTGCTTCCAGCGGCTACGGCCTGGCGGCGCGTATCACTGCCGCGTTCGGCTTTGGCGCCGATACCCTGGGCGTGTTCTTCGAGAAGCCGGGCACCGAAACCAAGGCCGGCACCGCTGGCTGGTACAACTCGGCAGCGTTCGACAAGTTCGCCAAGGCCGAAGGCCTGTACAGCAAGTCGATCAACGGCGACGCCTTCTCCGATGAAGCCCGCGCCAAGGTCATCGAGCTGATCAAGAACGAGATGGGCGGCAAGGTCGACCTGATCGTCTACTCCCTGGCCTCGCCGGTGCGCAAGCTGCCGCAGACCGGTGAAGTGGTCCGTTCGGCGCTCAAGCCGATCGGCCAGCCCTACAAGTCGACCGCCATCGATACCAACAAGGACGTGATCATCGAGGCGTCCATCGAGCCGGCTACCGAGCAGGAAATTGCCGACACCGTGACCGTCATGGGCGGCCAGGACTGGCAGCTGTGGATCGACGCCCTGGCTGGCGCCAACGTGCTGGCCGAAGGCGCGCGTACCGTGGCGTTCAGCTACATCGGCACGGAAATCACCTGGCCGATCTACTGGCACGGCGCCTTGGGCAAGGCCAAGCAGGATCTGGACGAAACCGCCCTGCGCCTGGACAAGAAACTGTCTGGCGAAGTCAAAGGCGGTGCCAACGTGGCAGTGCTAAAGTCGGTGGTCACTCAGGCCAGCTCGGCCATCCCAGTGATGCCACTGTACCTGTCGATGGTCTTCAAGATCATGCAGGAAAAGGGCGTTCACGAAGGCACCCAGGACCAGCTCGACCGCATGTTCCGTGACCGCCTGTACCGCGCCGACGGCGCTCCTGCCGAAGTCGACGAAAAATCCCGCCTGCGCCTGGACGACTGGGAACTGCGCGACGACGTACAGGACGCCTGCAAGGCCATGTGGCCACAGGTGACCACCGAGAACCTGTTCGAAATGACCGACTATGCCGGTTACAAGAAGCAGTTCCTCAACCTGTTCGGCTTCGAGCGCAGCGACGTGGACTACGACGCCGATGTAGCCACCGATGTGCAGTTCGACGTGGTGCAGCTGTAATCGAGTCGTATCGACGGCATGTAAAAAGGGGCGCCTCGGCGTCCCTTTTTATTACCTGCTCGCTGCGTATCAGCTCACCGGCTCGGTGGTGTTGACGTACTCCGGCACCTTCGCCAGCGGCAAGCGGCGAGCCTGCTCTACACTGACGCCCGGGCGCTTGGGCAGCGGGTCGAGGCGCTGGGGCTGGCCGGTTGCCAGGGCACGTTCGATCGCCTCAAGCACCCGCACGTCGCGCCAGCCCTCGTCGCCGTCAGGCTCCGGCTCGCGGTTCTGCAGGATGCAGTCGGAGAAGTACTGGGTTTCCCCGGCGAACTGGTCGACCACCGGATGCTCGTGCTCGGTGGTTTTGCCGCCGATGGTGGCGCGGTAGCTGACCGCCGTGCCCTCGCCGAAGCCGAAGCAGGGTGAGGCCTCGAACTCGCCCTTGGTGCCCAGTATCTGGAAGCGCTCGGTGTAGGGCAGGCTGTAGCTGACGGTGAATGTGGCCATGCGCTCTTCGGCAAAACGCATCGTCACTGCCACGGTGTCCGGCGTGTTGATTTCCCGGCCAGGGGTTTGCACGGCCACGGCGCGCACTTCCAGCGGCTCGTCATCGAATAGGTTGCGCACGGCGTTGATTGGATACGGGCCCATGTCGGTCACCGGGCCGGCCCAGTAGCCGCTCTGCATGCGGTGGTTGGCCGGGTCGACTGTCTGTGTGAATGTCGCGCTGAAAAGCCGTGGGTCGCCGATATCGCCGGCGCGAACGCGATGGATCATCTCCACGGTGCCGGGCTCGAAGTGCAGGCGATAGGCGATCATCAGCTTGGCGCCCGAGCGCTCGGCCGCCGCGGTTATGGCCTGGCAGTCTTCCTGGCTGATGTCCATGGGTTTTTCCAGCAGCACATGGATGCCGGCATCCAGCGCCGGCTCGGCGAATTCGCGGTGGCGGAAGTTCGGTGTGGCCAGGTAGATGGCGTCGATCTCGCCGGAGGCGAGCAGGGTGGAGAACTCTTCGTAGCGGTAGCTCTTGATGTTGTAGAGCTTGGCCAGCTTGTCGGCCTTGATCGGATCGCCGGTTACCAGTGCGGTGATCACCGAGTTGTCGGTCTGGCCCACGCCGGGCATGAACGCCCCCTGGGAAATCCAGCCACCACCGACCACTGCGTAACGAACCTTGCCTTGAGCATCGGGCATATCATCGACTCCTCTGCAACGCCGAACTGCATTGTTCAGCTTGTTATTAGATCGGCAGGTCAGGCTAGACGAAGTTCCGGCAAAGCGCCTGCCGGTCGGCGTTTGCACGCTGTTGGCAGCGGTCGTGAAATCATCGCGGCGATCCGTGGTCTGTATGCGCGGCACGCCGTCCGGCGCAGCTGTCTGCCGTTAATGGAGCGCGTTGATGAAAGCCCTGATCCCAAGCCTGTTGCTGGTCGCCGCCTTGCCGACCCTGGCCGACCAATCAGCCAACCCCTTGTGCGACGCGAAGGCCGCGAACATCGAAAAGCAGCTGCAGGCGGCCTGGGCCGAAGGCCGCGCGGAAAAGGCCAAGGGCCTTAGCGCGGCGTTGGACGGCGTGCGTGAGAATTGCTCGGACAAGGAGCTGATGCGCGAGCTGGAGGCCAAGGTCAACAAGGCCCGCGACGAGATACGCGAGCGCGAGGCCGACCTGCGTGAGGCCGAACTGAGCGGCGACCCGCAAAAGATCGCCAAGCGCCAGGCCAAGCTCGATGAAGCGCTGCAGGACCTCAAGGACGCGGAGGCCGCGTTCAAGCGCTGATGCGCTGAAAGGTTATAAATGAAAAAGCCCCGCACGATCTGCAGGGCTTTTTTGTTTTCGGTGGGCGTGAGGCTCGCCGATGGGCTTGCGCGTTGGTGTGGCGGATCAGGTACGGAAGCGCCCGACCAGGCCATTCAGCTCACCGGATAGTGCCTCCAGACGCTGCGAATCGGTGCGCGCGGAATGGGCCAGTTCCTCGACCAGCTGGGCATCGGTGTGGATCTGCGCAATGTGCCGGTTGATGTCTTCGGCCACGTGATGCTGCTCCTCGGCGGCGGTGGCGATCTGGTTGTTCTGGTCGCGGATTTCGTCCACCGAAGCGCGGATTTGCTCGAAGCTGTCACGGGCATGCTGGATGCGCTCCACGCTCTGCAGCGACATGCTCAGGCTGCTCTGCATCTGCTTGGTGACTTCCTGGGTGCGCCGC is a genomic window containing:
- a CDS encoding sensor domain-containing phosphodiesterase; translation: MLAPYPPLPLNEQSRQRLIDAHPCFVESNSDAFLDEVVKIAALYFNTPICLITIVERNRQWFRARFGVDRPETPRADSFCAYSVATGESVEVCDALEDERFRYNNLVTGEPGIRYYAGVPLVLEGGLVLGNLCVIDTQPRPPMSAADMAMLQQIARLAITRLDEMRTAAFVDGTTGLFNHAKLDEDISDAIERGESRLAVAIELVSPAQLNDMLKSLGFQFLTDFTLAVKNTLRSLLPASWELYKISTLRFACAVPGDQLEQAQAVFATLVEAFSKPIHCQELPVLPQIGIGVLRLEPEQVPDDWLRLIVCAADEARRSQKGWAHYDEQMDAAQQRSTRLLNDLADAVRADDQLRLVFQPRVDLHSGECLSVEALLRWTHPTLGDISPAEFIPLAEKTPLIHAVSFWVLNQAVAQIDTWRRAGVDLKVAINVSAEDLNNDHLTDEIVRLLARNELDGSCLEVEFTESALIGDFSVVITQIERLKAMGVEIAIDDFGSGYSNWSYLRDIPANTVKLDRSFMDDLQPGKKDWNIVRALISLARELGQRVVAEGIETEHTLKVIRDWGCQEAQGFYISRPLEAGDLLAWLDQQVAGSSELA
- a CDS encoding LysE family translocator, whose protein sequence is MALHLWFTFFLAYLATTLTPGPNVLLVVRNALRHGPRAMGATLLGNLTAQLLVTTGVALGVGALLIAMPTAFLALKIIGAGYLIYLGLRQLFARQAAVATSVTEPSAAVVVAGWRIAGEAFLVSASNPKTMIFLCAFLPQFLQPERSVALQFTVMYLTIAAIVMVVHSVYCFAAFRFSKRLKAMRWVATFKRLTGALFIGLGVRLLSVRAA
- a CDS encoding alanine/glycine:cation symporter family protein, with translation MSALLDAFSGLLWTYLAIPMLLLSGLYLTYVCRGVQLRMIPEMFRVILERNHGDKEAISSFKAFTISAASRVGTGNIAGVATAIAVGGPGAVFWMWMVALVGGATSFVESTLGQLYKSDKQYRYHGGPAYYIQRALGWRWLAVVFAVMISITYGLVFNSVQANSIVDAMQTSFGGEGGSRELAWGVGVALTVLTGVIIFGGVQTISKVSVTVVPAMALMYLGIGLLVILLNIDQVPRVFSDIFSHAFGLREIAGGGIGAAIMMGVRRGLFSNEAGMGSVPNASATASVSHPVKQGLVQTLGVYFDTLVICTMTALIILVADPSHAYGDATQGASLTQWALAEQLGSWALHYLTFAILLFAFTSVIGNYYYGESNIQYMFDSKLLLNLFRVLVMAFVLIGSVVKVSVVWAMADVFMPLLALTNLIAILPLAAIAARLLSHYNAQRRKGVEPVFHRDEMPDLKNVECWDGSDHVTCAETYSESASKALKN
- a CDS encoding SDR family oxidoreductase yields the protein MAHHALVVGASGIVGSATARLLVQQGWQVTGLARKPGTAENVTPLAADLLDPASLAGALEDLKPTHVFLTTWARQATEAENIRVNAAMVRNLLDALRPAGSVKHVALVTGLKHYLGPFEAYGKGVLPQTPFREEQGRLDVENFYYAQEDEVFAAAERDGFTWSVHRPHTVTGVAVGNAMNMATTLAVYASICKETGRPFRFPGSAVQWNSLTDMTDARQLAKQLHWASTTPAAANQAFNIVNGDVFRWKWMWQRIAEWFGLEAAPFDGEPAPLEEQMAGDAAAWLELVAKHDLAEADITRLISPWHTDADLGRPIEVVTDMSKSRKLGFLDYQATDDAFFSVFERLRVAKLIP
- a CDS encoding winged helix-turn-helix transcriptional regulator, whose amino-acid sequence is MQPGTPDEQWREDCAPRRVLELFATKWTSMILHTLHARHGGTARTGVLHRSLPGISKKMLVQTLRELEASGLIDRQVHDSVPPTVDYSLTELGQRLVEPIELIYGWARDNAPALDALQPRQTSRRR
- a CDS encoding cysteine hydrolase family protein, with translation MQCLKALIVIDVQEGLFGPEPKPAFSSDIIARINTLTQRARQHGVPVIFVQHEATTGEHFTYGSEAWQLASGLATHERDSFVRKTTPDSFLRTDLEVVLKQAGVSQVIVCGYATEFCVDTTVRRAAGLGFEVILISDAHTTHDKPHASAADIIAHHTATLPSIRSFGVQISAQESTAVVF
- a CDS encoding SulP family inorganic anion transporter, with product MKIARLRADILAGLTSSFALVPECIAFALVAQVNPLMGLYGAFFICLITALFGGRPGMISGAAGSMAVVIVALVVQHGVEYLLATVLLSGLIMTAFGLLRLGKLVRMVPHPVMLGFVNGLAIVIALAQLEHFQHDGRWIEGKALYLMLGLVALTMAIVYILPRLTKVIPPALAAILSVGLLTYFLHLPTHTLGDMAKIAGNMPVPALPQIPWSLETLKIILPYAVLMAMVGLLETLLTLNLTDEITESRGHPDRECVALGAANIASGMCGGMGGCAMIGQTMINLSSGGRGRLSGVVAGGMILLYILFLSPLIELIPLAALVGVMFVVAQQTFAWASLRVLGKVPLNDVLVIVAVTIITVFTDLAVAVSCGIVIAALNFAWQHARDLHAETHLEADGSKRYVPWGTLFFASTTQFLNQFDTANDPEHVTIDCRHLSFVDYSAIAALMTLRERYTKAGKHLRVVHLSERCKQLLKRAGMQAG
- the fabV gene encoding enoyl-ACP reductase FabV, whose protein sequence is MIIHPKVRGFICTTTHPLGCERNVAEQIEATRKLGVRNDGPKKVLVIGASSGYGLAARITAAFGFGADTLGVFFEKPGTETKAGTAGWYNSAAFDKFAKAEGLYSKSINGDAFSDEARAKVIELIKNEMGGKVDLIVYSLASPVRKLPQTGEVVRSALKPIGQPYKSTAIDTNKDVIIEASIEPATEQEIADTVTVMGGQDWQLWIDALAGANVLAEGARTVAFSYIGTEITWPIYWHGALGKAKQDLDETALRLDKKLSGEVKGGANVAVLKSVVTQASSAIPVMPLYLSMVFKIMQEKGVHEGTQDQLDRMFRDRLYRADGAPAEVDEKSRLRLDDWELRDDVQDACKAMWPQVTTENLFEMTDYAGYKKQFLNLFGFERSDVDYDADVATDVQFDVVQL
- a CDS encoding Gfo/Idh/MocA family protein, with translation MPDAQGKVRYAVVGGGWISQGAFMPGVGQTDNSVITALVTGDPIKADKLAKLYNIKSYRYEEFSTLLASGEIDAIYLATPNFRHREFAEPALDAGIHVLLEKPMDISQEDCQAITAAAERSGAKLMIAYRLHFEPGTVEMIHRVRAGDIGDPRLFSATFTQTVDPANHRMQSGYWAGPVTDMGPYPINAVRNLFDDEPLEVRAVAVQTPGREINTPDTVAVTMRFAEERMATFTVSYSLPYTERFQILGTKGEFEASPCFGFGEGTAVSYRATIGGKTTEHEHPVVDQFAGETQYFSDCILQNREPEPDGDEGWRDVRVLEAIERALATGQPQRLDPLPKRPGVSVEQARRLPLAKVPEYVNTTEPVS
- a CDS encoding DUF1090 domain-containing protein is translated as MKALIPSLLLVAALPTLADQSANPLCDAKAANIEKQLQAAWAEGRAEKAKGLSAALDGVRENCSDKELMRELEAKVNKARDEIREREADLREAELSGDPQKIAKRQAKLDEALQDLKDAEAAFKR